A single Ischnura elegans chromosome 13 unlocalized genomic scaffold, ioIscEleg1.1 SUPER_13_unloc_2, whole genome shotgun sequence DNA region contains:
- the LOC124172687 gene encoding uncharacterized protein LOC124172687 gives MEPGFVKACSNNLPVVDPFMIGVYLSSNADFAGSEQRGVKLARSARENYGDSAIGYVQIKRDGGKCWSLARVTPEHKVKVKPHIVEIVVNEDEGAIEEAKCHGCAAALGGCKHAIAFLFWLHRRSEEPSPTEVESYWKKSKLSALCGGSQLMKVREMTGAAPIIPVREGSFREEVIAALKEQGHYDSALMSLTHHLNVKEMTIHHMLLNYKAMSDQPLAARPFLDFATSFMANSNLCELAFRSTVHQHASPLWHSMRQGRITASRMYEAIHCQKRDGALVNVILGAKSIPDNDAMRRGRELEGKVICVLERSLGRKIGKCGVALNPKYPFLAATPDGIYDDILVEVKCPINSSSFKHYLRDGAPTAKCLAQIMVQMLMLGKQKCVFAVADPAFESNEAVYHCIVDYNDDYTKHMVEKSMLFWCDVIFPLLK, from the exons atggaacctggtttcgttaaggcttgttCGAATAACCTCCCAGTCGTAGACCCCTTcatgatcggtgtatacctaaGCAGCAATGCTGACTTCGCTGGATCCGAACAGCGCGGAGTGAAATTGGCAAG GTCTGCAAGGGAGAATTACGGTGATTCGGCAATAGGATACGTACAAATAAAACGTGATGGTGGAAAATGTTGGTCACTTGCAAGGGTCActccagaacataaagtgaaagtGAAGCCACACATCGTGGAAATTGTAGTGAATGAAGATGAGGGAGCCATTGAAGAGGCTAAATGCCATGGTTGTGCTGCAGCTTTAG GCGGTTGTAAGCATGCAATAGCATTTTTGTTCTGGCTTCATCGCAGGAGTGAAGAGCCATCTCCCACAGAAGTAGAGAGCTACTGGAAGAAGTCCAAGCTCTCTGCTCTTTGTGGGGGAAGTCAACTTATGAAAGTAAGGGAAATGACAGGTGCAGCACCTATAATTCCTGTTAGAGAGGGCAGCTTCAGGGAGGAAGTGATTGCTGCTCTGAAGGAACAGGGGCATTATGATAGTGCTTTAATGTCCCTTACACATCATTTGAATGTGAAAGAGATGACCATCCATCACATGCTATTAAATTACAAGGCCATGAGCGATCAGCCACTAGCTGCAAGACCATTTCTGGACTTTGCCACTTCTTTTATGGCAAACAGCAACTTGTGCGAGTTGGCGTTCAGGAGCACAGTGCACCAACATGCTTCACCACTGTGGCATAGCATGAGGCAAGGCAGGATAACTGCATCAAGGATGTATGAGGCCATACACTGTCAGAAGAGAGACGGTGCATTAGTAAATGTAATTCTTGGAGCAAAATCAATACCAGACAATGATGCAATGAGGCGGGGAAGGGAGTTAGAAGGAAAGGTTATTTGCGTATTAGAGAGAAGTCTTGGGAGGAAAATTGGCAAATGTGGTGTTGCCTTGAATCCCAAGTACCCCTTCCTGGCAGCTACACCCGATGGCATTTATGATGACATACTTGTGGAAGTAAAGTGCCCTATAAATTCTTCCTCGTTCAAACATTATTTAAGAGATGGTGCACCTACAGCCAAGTGCTTAGCACAGATTATGGTGCAAATGTTAATGCTTGGCAAGCAGAAATGTGTATTTGCAGTGGCTGACCCTGCATTTGAGAGTAATGAGGCTGTTTATCACTGCATAGTTGATTATAATGATGATTATACAAAACATATGGTGGAAAAAAGCATGTTATTTTGGTGTGATGTCATTTTTCCGTTACTAAAATAG